DNA sequence from the Chryseobacterium indicum genome:
GGACTGACAACTGTTGCAGAAGAAACGCTGACGAGCAGTTTAACTTCATTAATGAGCGCAACTTCACCTATTGTTGTTTTTTTGGGAAGTGTTGCCATCGGATTGCAGAAATTCACCATTCGTGCAATGATCGGTCTTTTAATGTGTTTCGGAGGAATTTTATTTATCTTTTGGGACGGTATTAATGATCTTGCGAATCCGGATTACAGATTGGGGATTTTCCTTTTATTGATTGCCATTGCGGGATGGGCTTCAGGAACGATTTTTACGAAGAAAATGAATATCCAGAGTAAAAATATTTCACTGAACTTATTCTATCAGTTCGCGTTTGCCGGAATTATTCAGATTATTTTTGCTTTCCTTTTCACGGATAATTATAACTTCGAAAACTGGTCTGTAAAAAGTATTTCGGCAATGCTGTATCTTTCCGTTTTCGGCTCTGTAGCTGCTTTTTT
Encoded proteins:
- a CDS encoding DMT family transporter — translated: MKDFKLTLAIFTVAVVWGTTFLSIRVAVETIPAWFVAGIRQFLAAVIMLFILLYRKQFQWIGWKNLGYQLIFSFLMLIMANGLTTVAEETLTSSLTSLMSATSPIVVFLGSVAIGLQKFTIRAMIGLLMCFGGILFIFWDGINDLANPDYRLGIFLLLIAIAGWASGTIFTKKMNIQSKNISLNLFYQFAFAGIIQIIFAFLFTDNYNFENWSVKSISAMLYLSVFGSVAAFFAYHYALTKVSPVQVSILAYINTIISIFLSWLILNEEISAKFIIAAILIILGVFVINYNREMFKKQRIA